A genomic region of Patescibacteria group bacterium contains the following coding sequences:
- a CDS encoding DsrE family protein, protein MKLGIILQSNIPEHVWNAFRLAITALKAGHNVEVFLLNEGSELDTIPDTKDFDISKQVVEFTALKGTLYVCGTCLKLRGKTESNTCPISTMTDLLNMIERSDKVLTFN, encoded by the coding sequence ATGAAGCTTGGTATTATTCTGCAATCTAATATCCCTGAACATGTTTGGAACGCTTTTCGCTTGGCCATTACAGCACTAAAAGCTGGCCATAACGTTGAAGTATTTTTACTGAACGAGGGATCAGAGCTGGATACTATTCCAGATACGAAAGATTTTGATATTTCAAAGCAAGTAGTTGAGTTTACTGCTCTTAAAGGAACATTGTATGTCTGTGGAACCTGTTTGAAATTACGCGGCAAAACTGAGAGTAATACGTGTCCGATTTCTACGATGACCGACTTACTCAATATGATTGAACGGTCAGATAAAGTGTTAACTTTTAATTAA
- a CDS encoding SHOCT domain-containing protein has product MMNFGLMSGGWLFMILFWVLVVAGIVVLVKWLVQQSSNQPKTPSDVLKDRYAKGEINKKEFDQKKKDLS; this is encoded by the coding sequence ATGATGAATTTTGGTTTAATGTCTGGTGGCTGGTTATTTATGATTTTGTTCTGGGTGCTGGTTGTAGCTGGTATTGTCGTTCTCGTAAAATGGCTGGTGCAACAAAGTTCAAATCAACCTAAAACACCCAGCGATGTCCTCAAAGATCGCTATGCCAAAGGTGAGATCAATAAAAAAGAGTTTGATCAAAAGAAAAAGGATTTAAGCTAG